From one Perca fluviatilis chromosome 10, GENO_Pfluv_1.0, whole genome shotgun sequence genomic stretch:
- the sh2d1aa gene encoding SH2 domain containing 1A duplicate a yields MEKLPVYHGPIGKEEGERRLAQDGRDGCYLIRNSDSVPGVYCLCVLYSGYVYTYRLHKDDAGSWAAETTPGVPKRYFRQIKNLIVAFQKPGQGIAMPLLYPVTAAQRQTYTEEAQTASNSLSPTHSSPNAYFQQRPPHAAQGHKNRNKKEMRQAFAYQCSY; encoded by the exons ATGGAAAAGCTGCCTGTGTACCACGGCCCCATCGGCAAGGAGGAGGGCGAGAGGCGGCTGGCTCAGGACGGGCGGGATGGCTGCTACCTAATCCGCAATAGTGACTCTGTGCCGGGCGTCTACTGCCTGTGTGTGCT gtACAGCGGATACGTCTACACGTACCGACTCCACAAGGACGACGCAGGATCTTGGGCTGCTGAA ACCACTCCTGGTGTGCCGAAACGATATTTCCGGCAAATCAAGAACTTGATAGTAGCTTTCCAGAAGCCGGGACAAGGAATTGCCATGCCTCTGCTCTACCCTGTGACAGCAGCTCagagacaaacatacacagagGAGGCACAGACGGCCAGTAATAGCCTGTCACCGACACACAGCAGCCCTAACGCTTACTTCCAGCAGCGGCCGCCTCATGCTGCTCAGGGACACAAAAACAGGAACAAAAAGGAGATGCGGCAAGCTTTTG